A window from Lactiplantibacillus pentosus encodes these proteins:
- a CDS encoding LysR family transcriptional regulator: MELRVLRYFQAVVAELNISRAAARLHVSQPTISRQLKDLEDELGVTLFERNGRHIQLTSSGEYFATQANQIIALADKTLANINTAKQISGTVELGSAEARSFLTIAQSIKKLQRHYPKIKTNVISSNANQIRTNLKSGNFDFGVVMEPTDKHDLNFIQLPGESRWGLLVPRNSPLADHDHITLADLEGQNIITSAQHGTINQLQEWYGESTPKFKIVATYNLLYNASLLVSAGVGYALGVDGIINTNQTDLTFIPLAPRLTASTSLVWLKGQRLSEAAHAFLTQLADDLQQPLPAMHQ, translated from the coding sequence ATGGAATTACGTGTTTTGCGGTATTTTCAAGCGGTCGTCGCCGAGCTTAACATTAGCCGAGCAGCCGCGCGCTTACATGTCTCACAGCCAACGATTTCACGCCAACTTAAGGATTTAGAAGATGAACTTGGCGTCACTTTGTTTGAACGAAATGGCCGCCATATCCAGCTCACAAGCAGCGGTGAATACTTCGCGACGCAGGCCAATCAAATTATTGCGTTAGCCGATAAGACACTCGCTAACATTAATACTGCCAAGCAAATTAGCGGGACTGTCGAACTTGGCAGTGCCGAAGCCCGGAGTTTTCTAACGATTGCGCAATCAATCAAAAAATTACAACGCCATTATCCAAAAATCAAAACGAACGTGATTAGTAGTAACGCCAATCAGATCCGTACCAATCTTAAATCTGGCAACTTCGATTTTGGTGTCGTGATGGAACCGACCGATAAACATGACCTGAATTTTATCCAACTGCCTGGCGAAAGTCGTTGGGGCTTATTGGTCCCGCGCAATTCACCACTCGCTGACCATGACCATATCACGCTGGCAGACCTGGAAGGCCAGAACATCATTACTTCGGCGCAGCATGGCACCATCAATCAGCTGCAGGAATGGTACGGCGAAAGCACTCCGAAGTTTAAAATCGTTGCCACCTACAACTTGCTCTACAACGCTTCACTGCTAGTCTCTGCCGGTGTCGGTTACGCGCTAGGCGTCGACGGGATCATCAACACCAATCAAACGGACTTGACTTTTATCCCACTGGCCCCCCGTCTAACCGCCAGCACCAGCCTCGTTTGGCTCAAAGGACAGCGCTTATCGGAAGCAGCCCATGCGTTTTTGACCCAGCTAGCGGATGATCTGCAACAGCCGTTACCGGCGATGCACCAGTAA
- a CDS encoding NADP-dependent oxidoreductase — protein MKAVIINQYGGPEELQMTTIDRPQIADDEVLVAVKATSINPIDWKARQGLLKGMFDWQMPVVLGWDVAGTIVAVGAAVTQFKVGDDVFARPDIYEDGLRGTYAEYAAVKEDKLALKPAELTFQQAAALPLAGLTAYQVVHDQLKLQAGEKILIQAGAGGVGLNAIQIAKYLGAEVATTASANHHDLLKRIGADHIIDYHTTAIQDVLKDYDAVFDTIDAIDDGLAILKPNGRLVTIDGQPTEAQKSVGPAVSSWWLQPNGRELAILGQLAVEGHLQVIIDQVFPFSTEGLQAAHRYSENSHSAGKLVINVGTEA, from the coding sequence ATGAAAGCAGTTATTATCAATCAATATGGTGGCCCCGAAGAATTACAAATGACCACTATCGACCGGCCACAGATTGCCGATGATGAGGTGCTAGTCGCAGTGAAAGCCACCAGTATCAACCCAATCGACTGGAAAGCACGCCAAGGCCTACTTAAAGGCATGTTTGATTGGCAGATGCCCGTCGTACTGGGCTGGGATGTAGCCGGCACGATCGTCGCAGTCGGTGCGGCCGTCACCCAGTTCAAAGTTGGTGATGACGTCTTTGCTCGCCCCGATATTTACGAAGATGGCCTGCGCGGCACTTACGCCGAATATGCAGCCGTCAAAGAAGACAAGTTGGCCTTGAAGCCTGCTGAGCTGACTTTCCAACAAGCGGCTGCACTGCCATTAGCTGGACTGACGGCCTATCAAGTCGTTCACGACCAGTTGAAGTTGCAAGCTGGTGAAAAGATTTTGATTCAAGCCGGTGCGGGTGGTGTCGGTCTGAATGCGATTCAAATCGCTAAATATCTCGGCGCCGAGGTTGCGACGACTGCCAGTGCTAACCATCATGACCTGTTGAAGCGCATCGGTGCCGATCATATCATCGATTACCACACAACTGCCATCCAAGACGTGCTCAAGGATTACGATGCCGTCTTTGATACGATTGACGCCATTGATGATGGTCTAGCCATTCTCAAACCTAATGGCCGGCTCGTGACGATTGACGGTCAACCGACCGAAGCACAAAAATCAGTCGGTCCAGCAGTTTCCAGTTGGTGGTTACAGCCAAACGGCCGTGAACTCGCCATTCTAGGCCAGCTCGCCGTCGAAGGCCACCTACAAGTAATCATTGACCAAGTCTTCCCATTCAGTACGGAAGGCTTGCAAGCCGCACACCGTTATAGTGAAAACAGTCATAGTGCCGGCAAACTCGTGATTAATGTTGGTACTGAGGCTTAA
- a CDS encoding FAD-dependent oxidoreductase: MKVIIVGSTHAGTVAAREILTRHPETAVTIYERNDNVSFVSSGIYLYLTGVIQHLEDMFYASPADLTALGAKVRTQHNVLRIDTAHKSVQVANMQTGAVFVDNYDKLIMATGSSVIVPPIMGIDHEKVLLCKNYQQAEQLYQSLRPNQQVAIVGAGYMGTELAESYASMGHRVKLFHSHSQILNNYLGPEMAGAAAQLLRDHQVDVHLDERVTGFTSGPDDQLVVETAQGDYPVDLAIVCAGFMPNTELLRGQVAMDRHGAILINKYVQTSNPDIYAAGDACVVNYNPTGQPAYTPLATNALRQGALAGINVFGDLQPYMGTQATSAMQLFDHTMATTGLTYPAAQKRELPVRHVVYQGDWRPAYMPSTAKVTIDLVYDYQSRQILGAQFWSQHDIAQAANTVSVMIQNQNTIDDLAYVDMFFQPNFNQPFNYLNLVGQLAVKQEYQRGNQTPHITAPGNWPMPPEQG, encoded by the coding sequence ATGAAAGTAATTATCGTTGGTAGCACCCATGCGGGGACCGTAGCGGCACGCGAAATTTTAACACGTCATCCAGAGACGGCAGTGACGATTTATGAACGAAATGATAACGTTTCGTTCGTTTCGAGTGGAATCTATTTGTACTTAACGGGGGTCATCCAACACCTCGAGGACATGTTTTACGCGTCACCGGCAGATTTAACAGCGCTGGGTGCGAAAGTCAGGACCCAACATAACGTGTTGCGAATCGATACGGCGCACAAGTCCGTTCAGGTGGCAAACATGCAGACGGGCGCAGTCTTTGTCGACAATTACGACAAGCTCATCATGGCGACTGGTTCCTCAGTCATCGTGCCGCCCATTATGGGAATCGACCATGAAAAAGTCCTGCTCTGTAAAAATTACCAACAGGCCGAACAGCTCTATCAGTCACTACGACCCAATCAGCAGGTCGCCATTGTTGGGGCTGGTTACATGGGGACCGAACTAGCTGAAAGTTACGCTAGCATGGGGCATCGAGTCAAATTGTTTCATTCCCATTCGCAAATTTTAAATAATTATCTTGGCCCCGAGATGGCCGGTGCAGCGGCACAACTGTTACGTGACCACCAAGTCGACGTGCATTTAGATGAGCGGGTCACGGGCTTCACTAGTGGGCCAGATGACCAGCTCGTCGTTGAAACGGCGCAGGGCGATTATCCAGTTGATTTAGCCATCGTTTGTGCCGGTTTTATGCCCAATACGGAATTATTGCGCGGACAAGTCGCGATGGACCGTCATGGTGCGATTCTGATCAACAAATATGTGCAAACGTCCAACCCGGATATTTATGCGGCTGGGGATGCCTGCGTGGTCAATTACAATCCCACCGGTCAGCCGGCGTATACACCGCTGGCAACAAACGCCCTACGTCAAGGCGCGCTCGCGGGCATAAACGTCTTTGGTGACCTGCAACCCTACATGGGGACGCAGGCGACCTCGGCTATGCAACTCTTTGACCACACGATGGCGACGACTGGGCTAACTTATCCAGCGGCACAAAAACGCGAATTGCCGGTCCGCCACGTCGTTTATCAGGGCGATTGGCGGCCCGCTTACATGCCTAGTACGGCCAAAGTCACGATCGATTTGGTCTACGATTATCAAAGTCGGCAGATTCTCGGAGCACAATTCTGGAGTCAGCATGACATTGCGCAAGCAGCCAATACGGTCTCAGTGATGATTCAAAATCAGAATACGATCGATGATTTAGCCTACGTCGATATGTTCTTTCAACCAAACTTCAATCAACCGTTCAACTATTTGAACCTGGTTGGGCAATTAGCGGTCAAGCAAGAGTATCAACGTGGCAATCAAACGCCGCACATCACAGCACCGGGTAACTGGCCGATGCCGCCTGAACAGGGCTAA
- a CDS encoding response regulator transcription factor translates to MIMVYLAEDQSMLNSALTQLLELEDDLHVVGSATDGTAAWQDLQRLQPNVAILDIEMPGMTGLDVADCLHTRQPATKVIILTTFAQQRYFERAVNAQVAGYLLKDSPSDELIAATRSVMTGQTIYAPELVTNMLSADKNPLTERELAVLTEAEKGLPTKTIAANLYLSPGTTRNYLSAIFSKLGVHNRLEAIRVAKTNQWL, encoded by the coding sequence ATGATAATGGTCTATTTAGCCGAAGATCAAAGTATGTTGAATTCAGCTTTGACGCAATTATTGGAATTAGAAGATGATTTACACGTGGTCGGCAGTGCCACTGATGGAACCGCGGCCTGGCAGGACTTGCAACGGTTACAGCCAAATGTGGCGATTTTAGATATTGAGATGCCCGGTATGACCGGACTGGATGTGGCGGATTGCTTACACACGCGGCAACCCGCCACAAAGGTGATCATCTTGACCACTTTTGCCCAACAACGGTACTTTGAGCGTGCAGTCAATGCCCAGGTCGCGGGTTATTTACTTAAGGACAGTCCAAGTGACGAGTTGATTGCGGCCACTCGATCCGTGATGACCGGTCAGACCATCTACGCCCCGGAACTCGTGACTAATATGCTCTCTGCTGACAAAAATCCGCTGACGGAGCGGGAACTAGCGGTGCTTACTGAAGCGGAAAAGGGGTTACCGACGAAGACGATTGCGGCTAATCTGTACTTATCACCCGGAACGACCCGCAATTATTTGTCAGCGATTTTTAGCAAACTAGGCGTGCATAATCGATTAGAAGCGATTCGGGTGGCCAAGACCAATCAGTGGCTGTGA
- a CDS encoding sensor histidine kinase yields MFEHKHKRFKNLEWTSYVWLVYLPYTIATYLPVKSWRDWLWLMLVGCFLVLYILVVEKPRWRFVTIPAELAVTGLFALFAANNFMIIFPGWQVSFLLARRPKREFYWFAMAYYVFLVGGCVLDYLQFPGTFTWQNGNLMGLVFPFTSPILAYSFSRSIERQRQLNQTNRRLKTIVERHERERIARDLHDTLGQSFSMITLKAELASKLLVKAPDKVAPELTEIAQTSRQNLQLVREIVNNLHEQSLTEMLLDQTHNLAVAGVWVTTTGEAQATKWPTTVQSCFAAVLVEAITNVIRHAHAQTVTIDFTETTTSYQIVLQDDGKGGTLSRQGANGLTGMQSRLQANRGTFAITSSRRGTWLTLKLPKERENA; encoded by the coding sequence TTGTTCGAGCATAAGCACAAACGCTTTAAAAACTTAGAATGGACGAGCTACGTGTGGCTCGTCTATTTGCCGTATACCATTGCCACCTATCTCCCGGTCAAATCCTGGCGCGATTGGTTGTGGCTGATGCTGGTCGGTTGTTTTCTGGTGCTGTATATCCTCGTGGTTGAAAAGCCCCGTTGGCGTTTTGTGACCATACCAGCTGAATTAGCAGTGACGGGCCTATTTGCCTTGTTTGCGGCGAATAATTTTATGATTATCTTTCCCGGATGGCAAGTGAGCTTTTTGCTTGCGCGCCGCCCTAAACGAGAATTTTACTGGTTTGCGATGGCGTACTATGTATTTTTGGTCGGGGGGTGTGTGCTGGACTATTTGCAATTTCCAGGCACGTTTACGTGGCAAAATGGCAACTTGATGGGGTTGGTGTTTCCATTTACCTCACCAATTTTAGCCTATAGCTTCTCGCGGTCGATCGAACGGCAACGGCAACTCAATCAAACCAATCGGCGCCTGAAGACAATTGTTGAACGTCACGAACGAGAGCGCATTGCTCGTGATTTGCATGACACGCTGGGCCAGAGTTTTTCCATGATTACGCTCAAAGCAGAACTCGCTAGCAAGTTACTGGTCAAAGCCCCTGACAAGGTGGCGCCGGAATTGACCGAAATCGCACAGACCAGCCGCCAAAATTTACAACTGGTTCGTGAAATCGTCAATAACTTGCATGAGCAATCGTTGACTGAAATGCTATTGGACCAAACGCACAATTTGGCGGTGGCCGGGGTGTGGGTCACCACGACTGGAGAGGCCCAAGCAACCAAGTGGCCGACGACGGTTCAGAGCTGTTTTGCGGCGGTGTTGGTCGAAGCCATCACCAATGTGATTCGCCACGCCCATGCACAGACTGTTACCATTGATTTTACGGAGACGACGACTAGTTATCAAATCGTGCTTCAAGATGATGGTAAGGGCGGCACATTAAGTCGTCAGGGCGCCAACGGTCTCACGGGTATGCAGTCGCGGTTGCAAGCTAATCGGGGAACCTTTGCAATTACCAGTTCGCGGCGTGGCACCTGGTTGACGTTAAAACTACCAAAGGAGCGTGAGAACGCATGA
- a CDS encoding ABC transporter permease, whose protein sequence is MNVLIAQLSFDCRRLILRNVAFQFFALMMPAGFYLLFTKAMTGGTTAQMTAFNVAYMGSMTVYSIAINGLFSIAQILMHDREKGLVRWLQLTPHGLVPYYVSIGILGLLMNLLSVAVLGTIAVLVNHVSLTLGQWFGVLGIAIIGQVPIMLIGVALSFLNRAETLSVASNLVTFPMAIMSGLWWPIRMLPDWVQVIGQHLPTFYMNDLLGTWMMHGTLDKTNLFGIGAWTLGLLVVISWGTRRLLKRGNGIVRA, encoded by the coding sequence ATGAACGTCTTGATTGCACAACTCAGTTTTGATTGTCGGCGACTAATTTTACGAAACGTCGCGTTTCAATTTTTTGCACTCATGATGCCAGCGGGCTTTTATCTCTTATTTACCAAGGCCATGACTGGCGGCACTACGGCACAGATGACTGCTTTTAATGTTGCCTATATGGGCAGTATGACGGTCTACAGCATTGCCATCAATGGGTTGTTTAGCATTGCGCAGATCTTGATGCATGACCGTGAAAAAGGATTGGTTCGGTGGTTACAACTGACGCCCCATGGACTTGTGCCTTACTATGTCTCAATTGGGATCCTCGGCTTACTGATGAATCTCCTGTCAGTTGCCGTGTTGGGGACGATTGCGGTGCTGGTCAACCACGTCAGTTTGACTCTGGGCCAGTGGTTCGGCGTGCTCGGCATCGCGATCATCGGACAAGTGCCGATTATGTTGATTGGCGTTGCGTTATCCTTCCTCAATCGCGCGGAGACCTTGAGTGTTGCCAGTAATTTAGTTACCTTTCCAATGGCCATCATGAGTGGCTTGTGGTGGCCAATCCGCATGTTACCGGACTGGGTCCAAGTGATTGGTCAACACTTGCCGACTTTTTACATGAACGATTTGTTGGGAACCTGGATGATGCATGGTACACTTGATAAAACGAATCTATTCGGAATTGGTGCGTGGACGCTGGGATTATTAGTCGTGATTAGCTGGGGGACTCGGCGCTTGCTTAAACGGGGGAATGGGATTGTTCGAGCATAA
- a CDS encoding ABC transporter ATP-binding protein encodes MTPLIEATDVTFSYGQQSVLSGINMTIAPGEIIGLIGENGAGKTTLLNLLLGVNHAQQGQLTVFGQAPGSLEARCKIGSMLQGDMPIQGVTVREMLTLTNAERQSTTDPQQLLIELGLEDLAKRRLTALSGGQLRRITFALAIIGNPELLFLDEPTVGMDTTAQQAFWQRIRQLKASGKTIIITSHYLPEIEAVADRIMLLKDGHFAFEGTLAALQKQYQQVEFHCQTALPTAAFMDLAAVTAVAKQGDQLRLSSEDGDVTLASLVPLLSECHQLTISRESLTDIFVHLTKGVPA; translated from the coding sequence ATGACACCGTTAATTGAAGCAACCGACGTGACGTTTAGCTATGGTCAGCAGTCAGTTTTAAGTGGGATTAACATGACGATTGCACCGGGCGAAATCATTGGATTAATTGGTGAAAATGGGGCGGGGAAAACAACGTTGCTCAATCTGTTATTAGGCGTCAATCACGCGCAACAGGGACAGCTGACAGTCTTTGGACAGGCGCCAGGAAGCCTAGAAGCACGGTGCAAAATTGGCTCGATGTTACAAGGTGATATGCCGATTCAAGGGGTGACGGTCCGAGAGATGCTCACTTTGACGAATGCCGAGCGTCAAAGCACGACTGACCCGCAGCAGTTGTTGATTGAATTAGGGCTTGAAGATTTAGCCAAACGTCGGTTGACGGCCTTATCTGGCGGCCAGTTACGGCGCATCACCTTTGCGCTCGCGATAATTGGCAATCCGGAGTTGTTGTTCTTAGACGAACCAACTGTCGGGATGGATACGACGGCTCAACAGGCGTTTTGGCAACGAATTCGGCAGTTGAAGGCCAGTGGCAAGACGATTATTATCACCAGCCACTATTTACCGGAAATCGAAGCAGTCGCGGACCGTATCATGTTACTCAAAGACGGACACTTCGCCTTTGAAGGGACATTGGCGGCTTTACAAAAGCAGTACCAACAAGTCGAATTTCACTGTCAAACGGCGCTGCCGACTGCCGCTTTCATGGATTTGGCAGCCGTGACGGCGGTCGCAAAACAGGGTGACCAGCTACGTTTGAGTAGTGAAGACGGTGATGTGACGTTAGCGTCACTGGTACCATTGCTGAGTGAATGTCATCAACTCACGATTAGTCGTGAATCGTTAACGGATATTTTTGTTCATCTGACGAAGGGGGTTCCAGCATGA
- a CDS encoding MarR family winged helix-turn-helix transcriptional regulator codes for MLVVYDYPDQTQKMLAANLRLDPSLLARTVRHLESRQLVTRSHDQNDQRQIRIRLTPAGEKIALSIKQTLKDWWHDFFVAHPEVDETTFTEQLQLVYSGLTTHGERD; via the coding sequence TTGCTGGTCGTCTATGATTACCCAGACCAGACTCAAAAGATGCTTGCAGCCAACTTACGGCTGGACCCCAGTCTACTTGCACGCACTGTTCGTCATCTTGAAAGCCGGCAACTCGTGACCCGTTCACATGATCAAAACGATCAACGCCAGATTCGAATTCGGTTGACCCCCGCCGGTGAAAAAATCGCCCTCAGTATCAAGCAGACTTTAAAAGACTGGTGGCATGACTTTTTCGTCGCTCATCCAGAAGTTGATGAGACGACCTTTACTGAACAATTACAACTCGTCTACTCAGGCCTGACCACTCACGGCGAACGTGACTGA
- a CDS encoding YczE/YyaS/YitT family protein, which produces MKQVIKQFAVLFAGILCMSAGVALSKLSLLGTSPISSIPNVLSNITGASIGQITIIFMFVLVFLEAVVLRREFSWRNLLQLIPGCLFGWFIDNFVTLFQHLPNQTYIAQLILVFVGTILLAFGVFLEVNSHAIIMPGEGLPNAIALIHQLKFAKVKVYNDFTLIAISLILALTFTHSLAGVREGTLIAAFLTGRFVNFFTEHAPNFVEWMRPAVH; this is translated from the coding sequence TTGAAACAAGTCATCAAACAATTTGCGGTATTATTTGCGGGCATTTTATGTATGTCTGCCGGTGTGGCGCTCTCAAAGCTGTCCCTGCTCGGTACTTCGCCAATTTCCAGCATTCCAAATGTTTTGAGTAACATCACCGGCGCCTCGATTGGCCAGATTACCATTATCTTTATGTTCGTGTTGGTCTTCTTGGAAGCAGTCGTCCTGCGTCGTGAATTTTCATGGCGGAACTTGCTGCAGTTAATTCCGGGTTGCCTATTTGGCTGGTTTATTGACAACTTTGTCACCCTTTTCCAGCACTTGCCCAACCAAACCTATATCGCGCAACTGATTCTCGTCTTCGTTGGTACGATTTTACTGGCATTTGGCGTTTTCCTGGAAGTCAATTCACACGCTATCATCATGCCCGGCGAAGGACTCCCAAATGCAATTGCGTTGATTCACCAACTGAAGTTTGCCAAAGTCAAAGTTTACAATGACTTTACCTTGATTGCCATTTCATTGATTTTAGCACTGACCTTCACACACTCTCTTGCCGGCGTGCGTGAAGGGACGTTGATCGCAGCCTTCTTGACTGGCCGCTTCGTCAACTTCTTCACTGAACACGCGCCTAACTTTGTGGAATGGATGCGACCGGCTGTGCATTAA
- the rpoD gene encoding RNA polymerase sigma factor RpoD: protein MAKAKATTEYDKAVKALIKDYKKSGSIQYDELSDKIAAPYKLDASGIDKLLQKVEDAGISVVDEKGDPDARAVKSVKTVSKKELSDAGSASGIKINDPVRMYLKEIGRVDLLTADEEVALALRIEQGDESAKQELAEANLRLVVSIAKRYVGRGMQFLDLIQEGNMGLMKAVEKFDYRKGFKFSTYATWWIRQAITRAIADQARTIRIPVHMVETINKLIRIQRQLLQDLGREPTPEEIGAEMDMPTEKVREILKIAQEPVSLETPIGEEDDSHLGDFIEDQDATSPADAAAYELLKEQLEGVLDTLTDREENVLRLRFGLDDGRTRTLEEVGKVFGVTRERIRQIEAKALRKLRHPSRSKQLKDFLE from the coding sequence ATGGCAAAGGCAAAAGCAACGACAGAATACGACAAGGCTGTTAAAGCATTAATCAAGGACTACAAGAAGTCCGGTAGTATTCAGTATGATGAATTATCCGATAAAATCGCAGCGCCTTATAAGTTAGACGCGAGCGGAATCGACAAATTATTGCAAAAAGTTGAAGATGCTGGGATCAGTGTCGTTGACGAAAAGGGTGATCCGGATGCACGGGCGGTCAAGAGTGTGAAGACCGTTTCGAAGAAGGAATTGAGTGATGCAGGCTCTGCTTCTGGTATTAAGATCAATGACCCAGTTCGGATGTATCTCAAGGAAATCGGTCGGGTTGACTTGTTGACCGCCGATGAAGAAGTTGCCTTAGCCTTACGAATCGAACAAGGTGACGAATCAGCCAAGCAAGAATTAGCGGAAGCTAACTTACGGTTGGTGGTTTCAATTGCTAAGCGGTATGTTGGTCGGGGGATGCAATTCCTCGATTTGATTCAAGAAGGTAACATGGGCTTGATGAAGGCCGTTGAAAAGTTCGATTATCGCAAAGGTTTCAAGTTCTCGACTTATGCCACTTGGTGGATTCGTCAAGCGATTACGCGGGCAATCGCTGACCAAGCGCGGACGATTCGGATTCCAGTTCACATGGTTGAAACGATCAATAAATTGATTCGGATTCAACGGCAACTCCTCCAAGACCTCGGGCGTGAACCAACGCCTGAAGAAATTGGGGCCGAAATGGACATGCCAACTGAAAAGGTTCGTGAAATCTTGAAGATTGCACAAGAACCCGTTTCGTTGGAAACCCCAATTGGTGAAGAGGATGATTCACACCTTGGTGACTTCATCGAAGACCAAGATGCAACTTCACCAGCGGATGCTGCGGCATACGAACTCTTGAAGGAACAATTGGAAGGCGTCCTCGATACGTTGACTGACCGGGAAGAAAACGTCTTACGGTTACGGTTTGGTCTTGATGATGGCCGGACCCGCACGTTGGAAGAAGTCGGTAAAGTCTTCGGTGTGACCCGTGAACGGATTCGTCAAATCGAAGCCAAAGCATTGCGGAAGTTACGCCACCCATCACGTAGCAAACAATTGAAAGATTTCTTGGAATAA
- the dnaG gene encoding DNA primase: MANRIPEEKVEQVRSAVNIADFIGQYVQLKKAGKNLFGLCPFHEERTPSFSVNEQKQIFHCFSCGRGGNVFSFIMELENLSFPEAVVKVADFGHIELPSTYTAQSQPAAPKDQQQADLLKLYADSAKMYQHILVNTELGEPALKYLHERGLDDETIQTFGIGYAPANQLLLDFFKEHQTDYQLLRQSGLFIENQNGDLRDRFVDRVLFPIKDASGRVIAFSGRILKQSPSEPKYLNSPETKLFNKRSVLFNFDLARGPIRQQKSVILFEGFMDVIAAYRSGIQNGVASMGTSLTDEQIYMLERVTDTLYVCYDSDMPGQKATDRALKLLGGNSRLTLGVIQMPDGMDPDEYLRANGRDKFVQVFEDGKQTPTAFEMQYLKHDLNLQNTPDQLTYLQAVLEQLAKLSSSVEQDLYLNQLVAEFDLDKNDLKAQLRSLVGKQAVQRSGRGAQNMTPPPETAPFAPPPATVDGGTNNNAPLSRVEKAERLLLYRLLNDHDVWLRVMAIEGFHFIHDPYQQIFVYAEAYFKTHNQFDLGNFTDFMADSDLQPVVTSLEFMDVASETSKEEIADLVNVIMTQQPLVLQINQKNAELTAAKQMGNRELVQQLTLALIELYRKQQQAQQADYF, translated from the coding sequence GTGGCCAATCGAATTCCTGAAGAGAAGGTTGAACAAGTCCGTTCAGCCGTTAATATTGCGGATTTCATTGGACAATATGTTCAGTTAAAAAAAGCAGGTAAGAACTTATTTGGACTCTGTCCGTTCCATGAAGAACGAACGCCATCGTTTTCGGTAAATGAACAGAAACAGATTTTTCACTGTTTCAGTTGTGGTCGCGGTGGGAATGTCTTCAGTTTTATTATGGAACTCGAAAATCTTTCCTTTCCAGAAGCAGTCGTCAAGGTCGCTGATTTTGGCCATATCGAGTTGCCATCAACTTATACCGCGCAATCGCAACCGGCTGCACCTAAAGATCAGCAACAGGCGGATCTGCTCAAGCTGTATGCGGATAGCGCGAAAATGTACCAACACATCTTGGTCAATACCGAACTGGGTGAACCCGCACTCAAATATTTACACGAGCGGGGCCTAGATGATGAGACGATTCAAACTTTTGGAATTGGGTATGCGCCCGCCAATCAACTCTTGCTGGATTTTTTCAAAGAACATCAGACGGATTACCAGCTGTTACGGCAATCGGGATTGTTCATTGAAAATCAGAACGGGGACTTACGCGACCGGTTTGTGGACCGCGTTTTATTTCCAATCAAGGATGCCAGCGGGCGCGTCATCGCATTTTCTGGTCGAATTTTAAAGCAGTCACCGAGTGAGCCTAAATATTTGAATAGTCCGGAAACGAAACTGTTCAATAAACGCTCGGTACTGTTCAACTTTGATTTGGCGCGTGGTCCGATTCGGCAACAAAAATCCGTCATTTTATTTGAAGGATTTATGGATGTGATTGCGGCTTATCGTTCTGGAATTCAGAACGGCGTTGCGTCGATGGGGACCAGCCTGACAGACGAGCAAATTTATATGCTCGAACGAGTCACGGATACGCTCTACGTCTGTTACGACAGTGATATGCCTGGGCAAAAAGCGACCGATCGTGCCCTGAAATTATTAGGGGGCAACAGTCGCTTAACGCTGGGTGTGATCCAGATGCCGGATGGAATGGACCCGGATGAATACCTGCGTGCCAATGGTCGCGACAAATTCGTGCAGGTCTTTGAGGACGGTAAGCAAACGCCGACCGCCTTCGAGATGCAGTATTTAAAACACGATTTGAATTTACAAAATACGCCTGACCAACTGACGTACTTGCAGGCAGTCTTAGAACAGCTGGCCAAGTTATCGTCGAGTGTTGAGCAGGATTTATATTTAAATCAGCTGGTTGCTGAATTTGATTTAGACAAAAACGATTTAAAAGCGCAATTACGGTCGTTGGTCGGCAAGCAGGCCGTGCAACGCAGTGGTCGTGGTGCTCAAAACATGACGCCGCCACCAGAGACGGCGCCATTCGCACCACCACCGGCAACGGTCGACGGCGGGACGAACAATAATGCGCCACTAAGTCGAGTTGAAAAGGCAGAGCGACTGTTGTTATACCGGTTGCTCAATGACCATGATGTCTGGCTGCGGGTCATGGCGATTGAAGGGTTCCATTTCATACATGACCCTTATCAGCAGATTTTCGTCTATGCCGAGGCCTATTTTAAAACGCACAATCAATTTGACTTAGGCAACTTTACGGATTTTATGGCCGACTCGGACTTGCAACCAGTCGTGACCAGTCTAGAATTCATGGATGTTGCCAGTGAAACGTCGAAGGAAGAAATCGCAGACTTAGTCAACGTGATTATGACCCAACAACCATTGGTATTACAAATTAATCAGAAGAATGCTGAACTGACGGCTGCTAAGCAAATGGGCAACCGCGAGCTGGTTCAGCAATTAACCTTAGCGCTCATTGAACTCTACCGAAAACAGCAACAGGCACAACAAGCTGATTACTTTTAG